Proteins encoded by one window of Pseudomonadota bacterium:
- the mnmG gene encoding tRNA uridine-5-carboxymethylaminomethyl(34) synthesis enzyme MnmG, whose translation MSYPDTFDVIVVGGGHAGTEAALAAARMGVRVLLLTHNIETLGQMSCNPAIGGIGKGHLVKEIDALGGLMARAADRAGIHFRILNARKGPAVRATRCQADRVLYKSAVREVLEREPNLTLFQQAVDDLLVEQGAVCGVVTQLGLTFRAQAVVLTVGTFLGGRIHVGLSNHEGGRAGDPPANALAARLREMPLGVGRLKTGTPPRIDGRSIDYDRLQRQPGDDPLPVFSFLGTPSEHPGQIPCHITHTNERTHEIIRGGLDRSPMYTGQIEGVGPRYCPSVEDKVMRFAEKTSHQVFLEPEGLNTTEVYPNGISTSLPFDIQYALVRSMAGLEQARLTRPGYAIEYDYFDPRGLKHSLETQCLPNLFFAGQINGTTGYEEAAAQGLIAGLNAARRVLGEPAWTPRRDQAYIGVLIDDLVTCGTVEPYRMFTSRAEYRLLLREDNADLRLTEIGRELGLVPAERWDHYARKRDAIAAELQRLEQTWIRPEELSQPDAARVLGTALTREQRASELLKRPDVDYAGLMDLVGLTPVVGPVADQVTIQAKYAGYIDRQKREIARQREHEQTLLPETLDYQRVSGLSNEVRQKLANVRPSTVGQAARISGVTPAAISLLLVHLKRSA comes from the coding sequence ATGTCGTATCCCGATACTTTTGATGTCATCGTTGTCGGTGGCGGCCATGCTGGCACGGAAGCGGCCCTGGCCGCAGCCCGTATGGGGGTGCGCGTGCTGCTGCTGACCCACAATATCGAAACCCTCGGGCAAATGAGCTGCAATCCCGCCATCGGGGGTATCGGCAAGGGCCACTTGGTCAAGGAAATTGATGCCCTCGGCGGACTGATGGCCCGAGCGGCCGATCGTGCCGGCATCCATTTCCGTATTCTTAATGCGCGCAAGGGCCCGGCGGTGCGGGCGACCCGTTGCCAAGCGGACCGGGTGCTGTATAAGTCCGCCGTGCGCGAGGTGTTGGAGCGAGAGCCGAATTTGACGCTGTTCCAGCAAGCGGTTGACGACCTGCTGGTTGAGCAGGGAGCCGTCTGCGGCGTGGTGACCCAGTTGGGCTTGACGTTTCGGGCCCAGGCGGTGGTTTTGACGGTCGGCACCTTCCTCGGCGGCCGAATTCACGTCGGCTTATCGAATCACGAGGGCGGGCGAGCCGGCGATCCCCCAGCCAACGCATTGGCCGCACGCTTGCGGGAAATGCCGCTGGGCGTAGGCCGGTTGAAGACCGGCACCCCGCCGAGAATCGACGGCCGGAGCATCGATTATGATCGTCTGCAACGGCAACCGGGTGATGACCCCTTACCGGTGTTTTCGTTCCTGGGTACGCCATCTGAGCATCCGGGCCAGATTCCGTGTCACATTACCCACACTAACGAGCGCACCCACGAGATTATTCGGGGCGGTTTGGATCGTTCACCCATGTACACCGGGCAGATCGAAGGGGTCGGTCCTCGTTACTGCCCGTCGGTTGAAGACAAAGTGATGCGCTTCGCCGAGAAGACCTCCCACCAGGTATTCCTGGAGCCGGAGGGTCTCAACACCACGGAGGTCTACCCCAACGGCATTTCAACCAGTTTGCCGTTCGACATTCAGTATGCCCTCGTGCGGTCGATGGCTGGCTTAGAACAGGCGCGTCTTACCCGTCCAGGGTATGCGATCGAATACGATTATTTCGATCCGCGAGGGCTTAAGCACTCGCTGGAAACTCAGTGTTTGCCCAATCTCTTTTTCGCTGGTCAGATCAACGGAACCACGGGCTACGAAGAAGCCGCGGCGCAAGGCCTGATCGCTGGCTTGAACGCCGCCAGGCGCGTTTTGGGCGAGCCGGCTTGGACGCCGCGCCGCGATCAAGCCTATATTGGCGTCCTGATCGATGATCTGGTGACCTGCGGTACGGTAGAGCCCTACCGGATGTTTACCAGTCGTGCCGAGTATCGCTTGCTACTGCGTGAGGACAACGCCGATCTCCGGCTGACGGAAATCGGCCGTGAGCTGGGATTGGTTCCCGCCGAGCGTTGGGATCACTACGCCCGCAAGCGGGACGCTATTGCCGCCGAACTGCAACGGTTGGAACAAACCTGGATCCGGCCCGAGGAGCTCTCGCAACCGGATGCAGCACGGGTGCTCGGAACAGCGCTGACCCGGGAGCAGCGTGCCAGCGAGCTTTTAAAGCGGCCGGATGTGGATTACGCCGGCTTGATGGATCTGGTCGGATTAACGCCGGTGGTTGGCCCGGTGGCGGATCAGGTTACGATCCAGGCAAAGTACGCTGGTTACATCGATCGGCAAAAGCGAGAGATCGCGCGGCAACGGGAACACGAGCAAACGCTCTTGCCGGAAACCTTGGATTACCAACGCGTCAGTGGGCTTTCGAATGAAGTGCGCCAGAAGCTCGCCAACGTTCGGCCGAGCACGGTGGGTCAGGCGGCACGAATATCGGGTGTTACCCCGGCGGCCATCTCGTTGCTGCTGGTGCACCTGAAGCGGTCGGCCTAG